A single window of uncultured Methanospirillum sp. DNA harbors:
- a CDS encoding ABC transporter substrate-binding protein — MNVERGVWWVITLVLLITFIAAPIVAEKTDVTLTDILGRSVTVKVPIDTMALQWSGSGGPFYTLFALEGKDAAKKIAAMDSDDLKTNRYDIWEKFSEAVPELNSIPVIGSGKDLNPESIIAIKPDVVVAPKDCYNEAPDVYKKIEDAGIPVVTIDYHEEKLENHKKSIELMGKLLGKEEKANELFNYYKQQRDLVTSRLNAITKPKPRVYHENAMKSREEMSNSHSSKYMWGAIINQSRGDNIADGAVEKTAVMNEEYLLKKDPEVIIFTGSYWTKEPKSFRLGFTATNETAHDTLEPFKHRDGWESLSAIKNDRVSGVYIGIARDIMDFSAFQFAAKAIYPEEFKDVNPEQNLKDFYHTYMPLELSGVWMVEPDSPSA, encoded by the coding sequence ATGAACGTGGAGAGAGGTGTATGGTGGGTAATAACACTGGTATTACTCATAACATTCATTGCAGCACCCATTGTTGCAGAAAAAACCGACGTCACTCTGACAGACATTTTAGGAAGATCAGTAACAGTTAAGGTTCCTATTGATACCATGGCTCTTCAGTGGAGCGGATCGGGTGGCCCGTTTTATACCCTGTTTGCTCTTGAAGGAAAAGATGCAGCAAAGAAGATAGCTGCTATGGACAGCGATGATCTGAAGACCAACAGATATGATATCTGGGAGAAATTCAGCGAAGCTGTTCCCGAACTCAATTCAATCCCGGTTATTGGAAGTGGCAAGGATCTCAATCCTGAATCAATAATCGCCATAAAACCCGATGTTGTGGTAGCTCCAAAGGACTGCTATAACGAAGCACCTGATGTCTACAAAAAGATAGAAGATGCCGGGATCCCGGTCGTAACTATTGATTATCACGAAGAGAAACTTGAAAACCACAAAAAAAGTATCGAACTGATGGGTAAACTCCTTGGAAAAGAAGAGAAAGCCAACGAACTCTTCAACTATTACAAGCAACAGAGAGACCTGGTCACATCACGGCTCAACGCCATCACCAAACCAAAACCACGGGTCTATCATGAGAACGCAATGAAAAGCCGTGAAGAGATGTCCAACTCCCACAGCAGCAAGTATATGTGGGGAGCAATCATCAATCAGAGCCGTGGAGATAACATCGCAGATGGTGCAGTTGAGAAGACCGCTGTGATGAATGAAGAGTACCTGCTGAAGAAGGATCCTGAGGTTATCATATTCACCGGATCATACTGGACAAAAGAGCCGAAATCATTCAGACTTGGTTTCACTGCAACAAATGAAACAGCACATGACACCCTTGAACCATTCAAGCACCGGGATGGCTGGGAGAGTCTGAGTGCCATTAAAAATGACCGTGTATCTGGAGTTTACATCGGTATTGCACGAGACATCATGGACTTTTCTGCATTCCAGTTTGCTGCAAAAGCAATCTATCCAGAAGAGTTCAAGGATGTGAACCCGGAACAGAACTTGAAAGATTTCTACCATACATACATGCCTCTTGAACTGAGTGGTGTCTGGATGGTTGAACCTGATTCACCGAGTGCCTGA
- a CDS encoding iron ABC transporter permease, whose protein sequence is MNTPDSPVKKTAVEMYHGITSHKFFCILALFIALILSFTVDVMSGPAWLTVPEVLQALLGHGNDVNNRIVWIIRLPMAIMAVFVGAALGIAGAQMQTILDNPLASPYTLGISAAAGFGAALAIVLGVGIIPGGNEFLVPLNAFIFSILCCISIYLIAWRKKGTTETLVLAGIALLFLFNALTTFLEYISTQEDLQAVVFWLFGSMVKATWPKVAIVGIVLVIVVPLFLRDVWKLTALRLGENKARSLGVNVERLRIKSFVLISILTATAVCFVGIIGFIGLVAPHIARMIVGEDHRYYLPASLLGGALLLSVSSIVSKLVIPGAIFPIGIATSCIGVPFFLYLILRRRSEFW, encoded by the coding sequence ATGAATACACCCGATTCACCGGTCAAAAAGACCGCTGTGGAGATGTATCATGGGATTACATCGCACAAATTTTTTTGTATTCTGGCTCTTTTTATCGCGCTCATTCTCTCATTCACCGTTGATGTGATGAGCGGTCCGGCATGGCTCACCGTACCTGAAGTACTCCAGGCCTTACTCGGTCATGGTAATGATGTCAATAACCGAATAGTCTGGATTATCCGACTTCCAATGGCGATCATGGCAGTATTTGTCGGAGCAGCTCTTGGAATTGCAGGAGCACAGATGCAGACCATTCTGGACAACCCGCTGGCAAGTCCGTATACCCTCGGCATATCAGCTGCTGCAGGATTTGGGGCAGCTCTTGCAATTGTTCTGGGTGTAGGTATAATTCCTGGAGGAAATGAATTTCTCGTTCCGTTAAACGCATTTATCTTCTCTATTCTCTGTTGCATATCGATATACCTGATTGCATGGCGCAAGAAAGGAACTACCGAAACACTAGTTCTTGCAGGGATTGCACTGCTTTTCCTCTTTAATGCCTTAACCACATTTCTGGAATATATCTCAACACAGGAAGATCTCCAGGCAGTTGTCTTCTGGCTTTTTGGAAGTATGGTAAAGGCAACATGGCCGAAGGTTGCTATTGTCGGTATTGTCCTTGTTATTGTAGTCCCTCTGTTTCTGAGAGATGTTTGGAAACTGACCGCATTGCGTCTTGGAGAGAATAAAGCCAGAAGTCTTGGCGTGAATGTAGAACGGCTCAGAATCAAGTCGTTTGTACTGATATCTATCTTGACCGCAACCGCTGTCTGCTTTGTCGGGATTATCGGTTTTATCGGACTCGTAGCACCTCACATTGCACGAATGATAGTCGGTGAAGACCACAGGTATTACCTCCCGGCATCCCTACTCGGAGGTGCACTTTTGTTATCAGTCTCATCTATTGTGAGTAAACTTGTAATTCCTGGAGCGATTTTTCCAATCGGGATTGCAACATCGTGTATTGGAGTTCCGTTCTTTTTGTATCTTATTCTTCGAAGAAGGAGTGAGTTCTGGTGA
- a CDS encoding ABC transporter permease, giving the protein MSENVLMTYQPLVYTPGFLLLAAIFCIALFAPVLTSYDPEMADLQEYENPPSTTHYFGTDSLGRDVFARTLYGTRISLMVGVCAALLTVTLGTCIGICAGFFGRFIDALLMRIVDTIYSPPETILIIVLIMMFPRSVWAVILVIGLTHWMSTSRLIRSETLSLKQRPFVESAIALGAGDFYILRRHILPNLLYVLVISVTLMTAHAILTESFLSFLGLGIPPHLASWGNMMNDSQRHIMRGIWWTTLFPGIMIVITVLSIYLVGDSLKEFLVPKREMRSENS; this is encoded by the coding sequence ATGAGTGAAAACGTTCTGATGACATATCAGCCTCTGGTGTATACACCAGGGTTTTTGCTCCTCGCCGCGATATTTTGTATTGCTCTCTTTGCACCGGTTTTGACATCGTATGACCCTGAAATGGCCGACCTGCAGGAATACGAAAACCCTCCCTCCACCACTCACTATTTTGGAACTGATTCGTTGGGACGGGACGTTTTTGCTAGGACCCTATATGGGACCAGGATATCTTTGATGGTCGGAGTATGTGCTGCATTATTGACAGTAACATTAGGAACCTGTATTGGAATATGTGCAGGGTTTTTTGGACGTTTTATTGATGCATTGTTAATGAGAATAGTAGATACCATATATTCTCCACCAGAGACCATCCTCATCATAGTTTTGATTATGATGTTTCCCAGGAGTGTATGGGCTGTAATTTTGGTTATTGGTCTGACACACTGGATGAGTACCTCCCGGCTGATCAGGAGTGAAACCCTTTCATTAAAACAGAGACCCTTTGTTGAATCTGCGATAGCTCTTGGAGCAGGAGATTTCTATATTCTTCGTCGGCATATTTTACCAAATCTCCTCTATGTGCTGGTTATTTCAGTGACGCTTATGACCGCTCACGCAATTCTCACCGAATCGTTCCTAAGTTTTCTTGGGTTGGGTATTCCACCTCACCTGGCAAGTTGGGGGAACATGATGAATGATTCACAACGACATATCATGCGGGGGATTTGGTGGACTACCTTGTTCCCTGGGATTATGATTGTAATTACTGTATTATCGATCTACCTTGTCGGAGATTCTTTAAAGGAGTTTTTAGTACCAAAAAGGGAGATGAGAAGTGAAAACTCATAA
- a CDS encoding methyltransferase domain-containing protein: MRTNSDDLEDNWAELCSEESLRCTPEYWNSRAEDYADFIVNSDFDHGRKIFHHFEKEGLIEPNWDVLDIGSGPGAISIPFAPEVRSVTSVEPASEMARNLLIQAKMRNISNISLIPKTWQDLAITEHLGKYDLAICSHAIWHFPDLFFQIERMQRVSRNYCAIAHGIFESGQIEPIYKKLGIPRDDADRFIMVKRIMENRGIFPQVSVLQTNMQRTVQSARSMMILGLKKYREVQPEDEAMIDEYLASHSKDGMFERQGKMGLLWWRVS; encoded by the coding sequence ATGAGAACAAATTCAGATGATTTGGAAGATAACTGGGCTGAATTATGCTCTGAGGAGAGCCTGCGGTGCACCCCTGAATACTGGAACAGTCGTGCAGAAGATTATGCAGATTTTATTGTGAATAGTGATTTTGATCACGGAAGAAAAATTTTCCATCATTTTGAAAAAGAGGGGCTGATTGAACCGAATTGGGATGTTCTCGATATCGGATCAGGCCCGGGTGCGATCTCCATTCCCTTCGCTCCAGAGGTTCGGTCGGTGACTTCAGTTGAACCGGCAAGTGAGATGGCAAGAAATCTGCTTATCCAGGCTAAAATGAGAAATATTTCAAATATATCTCTTATACCAAAAACATGGCAGGATCTTGCGATCACAGAGCATCTTGGGAAATATGATCTTGCCATCTGCTCACATGCAATCTGGCATTTTCCTGATCTTTTCTTTCAGATCGAGCGAATGCAGCGTGTTAGTAGGAACTATTGTGCCATTGCACATGGTATCTTTGAATCAGGACAGATTGAACCGATTTATAAAAAACTTGGGATTCCCCGTGATGATGCGGATCGGTTCATCATGGTAAAACGAATTATGGAAAACAGAGGAATATTCCCCCAGGTCAGTGTTCTTCAAACGAACATGCAACGAACGGTGCAATCTGCCCGTTCTATGATGATTCTGGGTCTGAAAAAATATCGTGAGGTACAGCCTGAAGATGAAGCAATGATTGACGAGTATCTGGCATCTCATTCAAAAGACGGGATGTTTGAGCGTCAGGGAAAGATGGGTCTTCTCTGGTGGAGGGTCTCATGA
- a CDS encoding ABC transporter substrate-binding protein, giving the protein MKYIEIIVTALLLISLLASSGFAEKAEKTLTDITGNQVTVKVPVDKMVIQYSGSGGPFYTLFALEGKDAVKKIAAIDDGLQVNRADIWNKFIEAVPELKNVPVVGSGKDLNVESVVSLKPDVLVVPKDNYDSAVEIYKKVEEAGIPVVVMDYHAETLANHEKSIELMGNLLGKEDRAKELFNDYKSQMDIVNSRLDKITEPKPRVYIECASKNAGELTNSYANYMWGALVEMCHGDNIAEGAIKTYGPLSQEVVLKKDPEVIIYTGSYWPKEPASFRLGFDSTEQKARDTLAPYLNREGWESLSATKNNRIYGIYHGLSRDIIDFAAFQYIAKSLYPEEFKDVNPEENLKTFFSKYLPVDLSGVWTLDPAK; this is encoded by the coding sequence ATGAAATATATTGAAATTATTGTTACTGCCCTTCTGTTGATCTCTTTACTTGCCTCATCAGGCTTCGCAGAGAAGGCAGAAAAGACCCTGACAGACATTACCGGAAACCAGGTCACCGTAAAAGTACCTGTAGATAAGATGGTCATTCAGTACAGTGGTAGTGGAGGCCCCTTTTATACACTCTTTGCTCTTGAAGGAAAAGATGCAGTAAAAAAGATTGCAGCCATTGATGATGGACTTCAGGTAAACAGGGCAGATATATGGAATAAATTTATTGAAGCAGTCCCTGAATTAAAAAATGTCCCTGTTGTAGGCAGTGGAAAAGACCTGAATGTTGAATCTGTTGTATCTCTCAAACCCGATGTATTAGTTGTTCCAAAAGACAACTACGATTCCGCTGTGGAAATTTACAAAAAAGTTGAGGAGGCCGGGATTCCGGTCGTGGTAATGGATTATCATGCCGAAACACTTGCCAACCATGAAAAGAGTATTGAACTCATGGGAAATCTTCTTGGAAAAGAGGACCGAGCAAAAGAACTTTTCAATGATTATAAATCCCAGATGGATATCGTCAATTCAAGGCTTGATAAGATAACCGAACCAAAACCCCGGGTGTACATCGAATGTGCATCAAAGAATGCAGGTGAACTGACCAACTCCTATGCAAATTATATGTGGGGAGCACTTGTTGAGATGTGCCATGGGGATAATATTGCAGAAGGAGCCATCAAAACCTATGGCCCACTCAGTCAGGAAGTTGTTTTAAAGAAAGATCCTGAAGTAATCATCTACACCGGATCTTACTGGCCAAAAGAGCCGGCATCATTCAGACTCGGATTTGATTCAACAGAACAAAAGGCACGCGATACCCTGGCTCCCTACCTCAACCGTGAGGGATGGGAATCACTCTCAGCAACGAAAAACAACAGAATATATGGTATTTATCATGGACTCAGCAGAGACATCATCGACTTTGCAGCATTCCAGTATATTGCAAAATCCCTGTACCCTGAAGAGTTCAAGGATGTAAACCCAGAAGAGAACCTGAAAACGTTCTTCTCAAAGTACCTGCCTGTCGACCTCAGTGGTGTATGGACGCTAGATCCTGCCAAGTAA
- a CDS encoding class I SAM-dependent methyltransferase, with protein sequence MTSPSVKKWEEIYDARLSQMNRDYHIDDWTARSVDYSESRKTDNYKYGRTVHSILSSNGVLSDGSRMIEVGSGPGTFVIPFAQNISHVTAVEPAEGMQSQIKTNALEAGVENFDIIPSIWQDVDVHSMSGSYDLAISSTVIWMFRDIVEQIKRMEVVSSGYCCLSASIPNNTHTEDNLWKTLVGDKPRPQFPEYPLIYDILYENNIYPEVRIITSESRRSPENMMTMFTVFYNLFTTMTKEKEDLIRQHVMDKLVDGIYPMHLTSAILWWKSQPDDIKIGV encoded by the coding sequence ATGACCAGCCCGAGCGTTAAGAAATGGGAGGAGATCTATGATGCCCGCCTCTCACAGATGAACAGAGATTACCATATTGATGACTGGACAGCCCGTTCTGTAGATTATTCAGAGTCCCGAAAGACAGACAACTACAAGTATGGCAGGACTGTTCACAGCATTCTTTCTTCAAACGGTGTCCTTTCAGATGGAAGCCGGATGATAGAGGTCGGCTCTGGCCCTGGCACTTTTGTTATCCCATTTGCGCAAAACATCTCACATGTAACTGCTGTAGAACCTGCTGAAGGGATGCAAAGCCAGATTAAGACCAATGCTCTTGAGGCAGGAGTTGAAAATTTTGATATTATCCCTTCTATCTGGCAGGATGTAGATGTACATTCGATGTCAGGCTCATATGATCTGGCAATATCATCAACAGTGATCTGGATGTTTCGAGACATTGTTGAGCAGATAAAGCGAATGGAGGTGGTTTCTTCAGGATATTGCTGCCTGAGTGCAAGTATTCCAAACAACACCCATACAGAAGACAATCTCTGGAAAACTCTCGTGGGTGATAAGCCTCGGCCGCAGTTTCCAGAATATCCATTGATATATGACATTCTCTACGAGAATAATATCTATCCGGAAGTGAGGATTATCACAAGCGAGAGCAGACGTTCGCCTGAGAACATGATGACAATGTTCACGGTTTTCTACAACCTCTTCACGACTATGACGAAAGAGAAAGAGGATCTAATTCGTCAGCATGTGATGGATAAACTCGTAGATGGTATATATCCGATGCATTTAACCAGTGCTATCCTTTGGTGGAAGTCGCAGCCAGATGATATCAAGATCGGTGTATGA
- a CDS encoding methyltransferase domain-containing protein, whose product MNSETSPIDEVKTRIKTYWNERSETFDQDIGHGADATESALWKKYLSSIIGTQPQQILDVGTGTGMIALNMAELGHTVTGIDLGERMLAIAKKKAETRSLDVCFTLGDAENPLFPDNSFDCVICRHLLWTLPHPDKAIREWARVTRPGGIIIAIDGHAQPRNYFPQSDENKPVTSDREKLWHQMYCREVVDSLPYRENLTIDTIKSLFSAENLTDVRSEYITEISEYQKKLMEGGDSNDHAEVQIISGRVKE is encoded by the coding sequence ATGAATTCAGAAACATCCCCTATTGATGAAGTAAAAACCAGGATTAAGACCTACTGGAATGAACGGAGTGAAACGTTTGATCAGGACATCGGACATGGAGCAGATGCAACTGAATCTGCTCTCTGGAAGAAGTATCTGTCATCTATAATCGGCACACAACCACAACAAATCCTTGATGTAGGCACCGGTACCGGGATGATTGCCTTGAATATGGCAGAACTCGGGCATACCGTTACTGGTATAGATCTTGGAGAAAGGATGCTTGCAATAGCCAAAAAGAAAGCAGAGACGAGAAGTCTTGATGTTTGTTTTACCCTCGGAGATGCTGAAAATCCTCTGTTTCCTGATAATTCATTTGATTGTGTCATCTGTCGTCATCTTCTCTGGACTCTTCCCCACCCGGACAAGGCTATCAGGGAATGGGCACGTGTAACCAGGCCGGGAGGAATTATTATTGCAATAGACGGGCATGCACAGCCAAGAAATTATTTCCCACAGTCTGATGAGAATAAGCCTGTAACTTCAGACCGGGAGAAACTCTGGCATCAGATGTACTGCCGGGAGGTTGTTGATTCGCTGCCATACCGGGAAAACCTGACCATTGATACGATAAAATCCCTATTTTCAGCAGAGAATCTTACTGATGTGAGATCGGAATACATTACAGAGATCTCAGAGTATCAGAAGAAGCTCATGGAAGGAGGAGATTCAAATGATCATGCAGAAGTTCAGATCATCAGTGGCAGAGTGAAAGAATAG
- a CDS encoding methyltransferase domain-containing protein, with protein sequence MDRTTAKTSVQKYWNQHSKYYDTNKLGSVEECNAWKMDFKDIFGDKPQKILDVGTGTGFIGLLLSESGHSVTGLDFSEQMMEYAKKKARDYDISYTFVVGDAEHPDFPDNTFDSAVCRYLLWTLPNPQIALTEWKRVVKPGGIICVIDGQWELKGIKQKICSKMLRLYRYLFLHANLSGSSYSHDLNSALPHSKGVPLETLVTYFKTSGLEDIRVKDFTHIRLIQKKNLPWFLKYAFFNDTYGVWGQVGTKSDSNTEKI encoded by the coding sequence ATGGATAGAACGACTGCAAAAACAAGTGTGCAGAAGTACTGGAATCAGCACAGTAAGTATTATGATACAAATAAATTAGGCTCAGTAGAGGAATGCAACGCATGGAAAATGGATTTCAAGGATATTTTTGGTGATAAGCCACAAAAAATCCTGGATGTAGGGACGGGTACAGGTTTTATCGGCTTGCTGCTTTCAGAATCTGGGCATTCTGTTACAGGTCTTGATTTCAGCGAGCAGATGATGGAGTATGCAAAGAAAAAAGCCAGGGATTATGATATATCCTATACATTTGTAGTTGGTGATGCTGAACACCCGGATTTTCCAGATAATACATTTGATTCAGCGGTCTGCAGATATCTTCTCTGGACACTCCCAAATCCACAGATAGCCCTTACAGAATGGAAGAGAGTTGTAAAACCAGGAGGAATAATTTGTGTAATAGATGGCCAGTGGGAGTTAAAAGGAATAAAGCAGAAGATTTGCTCAAAGATGCTGAGGCTCTATCGGTATCTTTTCCTTCATGCAAATTTATCTGGTTCTTCTTACTCACATGATTTGAATTCTGCTCTTCCTCATTCTAAAGGAGTTCCTTTGGAAACTCTGGTTACATATTTTAAAACATCCGGTCTTGAAGATATTCGGGTAAAGGATTTCACTCATATCCGGCTGATTCAAAAGAAAAATCTTCCCTGGTTCCTGAAATATGCATTTTTTAATGATACATATGGAGTATGGGGACAGGTCGGTACAAAAAGCGATTCTAATACCGAAAAGATATGA
- a CDS encoding class I SAM-dependent methyltransferase, protein MISRSVYEMEDNSSSVTIQQYKQEISEWWTRDCVFYDNYPEHGLTKREEELWQQFLATELGEEPKRILDVGTGTGSISLILSTLGHDVSGIDLSPGMLSVCERKAAERGLPLDLKVGDAEALPFPDNTFDVITSRWVLWTLLQPSVAISEWKRVLKPGGKILAFDVKTHDNLNQSVSQTIKGRISKFLISVQDGRKLDSYLYKSEIHNALPLSYNKTDCFDRQVMLFKTADLDDVSAKPIEPLSVMKNEKLNKPWRYRFGKKGYGDWHCISGVKRDNR, encoded by the coding sequence ATGATATCAAGATCGGTGTATGAGATGGAAGATAACAGTTCATCAGTCACCATTCAGCAATATAAGCAAGAGATATCTGAATGGTGGACGAGAGATTGTGTTTTTTATGACAATTATCCAGAGCACGGGCTTACGAAGAGAGAAGAAGAACTCTGGCAACAGTTCCTTGCCACAGAACTTGGGGAAGAACCTAAACGAATCCTTGATGTCGGGACCGGGACCGGGTCGATATCTCTGATCCTATCAACTCTGGGCCATGATGTCTCTGGTATTGATCTCTCTCCCGGTATGCTCTCGGTCTGTGAACGTAAGGCAGCTGAACGGGGCTTGCCTTTGGATCTGAAAGTTGGAGACGCCGAGGCACTACCATTTCCAGATAACACATTTGACGTTATCACGAGCAGGTGGGTCTTATGGACTCTTCTCCAGCCGTCAGTTGCTATCAGTGAATGGAAACGGGTACTCAAGCCAGGCGGAAAAATTCTTGCCTTTGACGTAAAAACACATGACAATCTGAATCAATCGGTATCTCAAACGATCAAAGGTCGTATCTCTAAGTTTCTGATCTCTGTACAGGATGGGAGAAAACTTGATAGTTATCTGTACAAATCAGAGATCCATAATGCACTTCCACTTTCATATAACAAGACAGACTGTTTTGATCGGCAGGTTATGTTATTCAAAACTGCAGACCTTGATGACGTGTCTGCAAAACCGATAGAGCCCCTGTCTGTAATGAAGAATGAAAAATTAAACAAACCCTGGAGATACCGGTTTGGAAAGAAGGGATACGGCGATTGGCATTGTATTTCAGGGGTTAAAAGAGATAACCGGTAG
- a CDS encoding ABC transporter ATP-binding protein yields the protein MKLNVVDLSFAYNTHPVLEDINLITDEKITAILGPNGAGKSTLLSCIAGIRKPKGAVYLDDTATAEITPDNLSRAISYLPQDNPSGVVMSVLEAVLLGRIHSLKWKVPDEDVSCAYETLADLGIENLAERNLTELSGGQRQMVSIAQAIAKDPKILLMDEPTNSLDLQHQLELFDLIREVTEDRKITSLIALHDLNLAARYADNVVVLDSGTVSAAGPPDEVFTSEMIEKVYGVHADVTTDSDGYIHVCPKCSVKQRPRKNLRRTNT from the coding sequence GTGAAACTGAACGTTGTTGATCTCTCATTTGCATACAATACCCATCCGGTACTTGAGGATATCAACCTCATAACCGATGAGAAGATCACAGCAATTCTTGGTCCGAACGGAGCTGGAAAGTCAACACTTCTCAGTTGCATTGCTGGAATTCGAAAACCAAAGGGAGCGGTGTACCTCGATGATACAGCGACTGCCGAGATCACACCAGATAACCTTTCGCGGGCGATAAGTTACCTTCCCCAAGATAATCCATCAGGAGTAGTCATGAGTGTCCTCGAAGCAGTTCTCCTTGGGAGAATTCATTCACTCAAATGGAAGGTGCCTGATGAGGATGTCTCATGTGCATATGAGACGTTAGCCGATCTGGGAATTGAGAACCTTGCAGAGCGAAACCTTACTGAATTAAGCGGTGGACAACGGCAGATGGTCTCCATTGCACAGGCTATTGCAAAAGATCCGAAGATCCTGCTCATGGATGAACCCACCAACTCACTTGATCTGCAGCACCAGTTGGAACTATTTGATCTTATCAGGGAGGTGACTGAGGATCGAAAGATCACCTCACTTATCGCACTTCATGATCTCAACCTTGCTGCCCGATATGCTGATAATGTTGTTGTTTTGGATTCAGGAACAGTGTCAGCAGCCGGACCTCCTGATGAAGTCTTCACCAGTGAGATGATCGAGAAGGTATATGGCGTCCATGCAGATGTGACAACTGATTCTGATGGATATATCCATGTCTGTCCAAAATGCTCGGTAAAACAGAGACCAAGAAAAAATTTGCGGAGAACCAATACATGA
- a CDS encoding ABC transporter permease, which yields MDRSLLRYISRRALQIPFLLVGITILSFFIFYLSPIDPVVAYFGIETVKKMPDRDIAQVKDELGLNQPIIIRYGAWVLRIAHGDLGFSHIQHRPVLDTILEKFPATLMLTIPAYLGAMLCAIVFGLYAAAREGSLFDRTMTGASYVLYATPSFLVALLFMLIFAVWLGWLPASRMESVTEQRTLLAVLIDRIRHLILPVTVLAMSHFTIFYGYIRSSLSDAMREDYITTARAKGLDEKVILRKHAFKNSLLPFITQVGLAIPYFIAGSVVVETIFAWPGIGRLTFDAAMRSDYMLLMGITLFTSIIVILGNLFADIAYAVVDPRVRYE from the coding sequence ATGGATCGCAGTCTCCTCCGGTATATTTCCCGGAGAGCACTTCAAATCCCTTTTCTTCTTGTAGGGATCACGATCCTCTCGTTCTTTATCTTTTATCTCTCTCCTATTGATCCGGTAGTTGCATATTTTGGCATTGAAACGGTGAAGAAAATGCCAGATCGTGATATTGCACAGGTTAAGGATGAATTAGGGTTGAACCAACCGATAATTATCAGATATGGTGCCTGGGTTTTACGAATTGCTCATGGTGATCTCGGATTTTCCCATATTCAGCATCGGCCGGTTTTAGATACCATTCTGGAAAAATTTCCCGCAACCCTGATGTTAACTATTCCGGCATACCTAGGAGCGATGCTTTGTGCAATTGTATTTGGTTTATATGCTGCTGCAAGAGAAGGCTCTTTGTTTGATCGGACAATGACGGGCGCTAGTTATGTGCTCTATGCAACACCATCGTTTCTTGTTGCACTTCTTTTCATGCTCATCTTTGCTGTCTGGCTTGGATGGCTCCCTGCATCACGAATGGAGTCTGTTACTGAACAGAGAACACTTTTAGCCGTGCTGATAGACAGGATTAGACACCTGATTCTTCCGGTAACGGTTCTTGCGATGAGCCATTTCACCATTTTTTATGGATACATTCGGTCAAGTCTTTCAGATGCAATGCGGGAGGATTATATTACAACTGCCAGGGCCAAAGGACTTGACGAGAAGGTCATTCTTCGTAAGCATGCCTTTAAAAACTCATTACTTCCGTTTATTACCCAGGTAGGGCTTGCAATTCCCTACTTTATTGCAGGAAGCGTTGTGGTCGAAACAATTTTTGCATGGCCAGGTATTGGAAGACTTACATTTGATGCAGCGATGCGATCTGATTACATGCTATTGATGGGAATTACACTCTTTACCAGTATAATTGTAATTCTAGGAAATTTGTTTGCAGATATCGCATACGCGGTGGTTGATCCTCGAGTGAGATATGAGTGA